Proteins found in one Odontesthes bonariensis isolate fOdoBon6 chromosome 11, fOdoBon6.hap1, whole genome shotgun sequence genomic segment:
- the LOC142391346 gene encoding uncharacterized protein LOC142391346 produces MPSCWLLQDSRLLYLLLKMLKNRAPANQLTSPSKVTASLKGQYKRIADRVRDDPILGGLVIPLPNLNAKSISTFTAREEKKANYGATVLPKETPHLKVLSDAPFPEAPALPTSLPPPDRPQVQYQHVHHEAGKRRGEKLRIFVEEPEPVPSVRRPVQPTASSSSTRPKPAAPTPIPPGPAASTHLQPKPAASTYGPPPVSAAPILLVLPSQPQAPSVLFRGPSCSQSFVPPAPTVSALMPNKSLRPCGACHVPNCGGQRKRYTPPKDKVAGSTQKIFSYCPTTRKSTTSGFDSVVYDSFIHFKCVVDAELEKRGTV; encoded by the exons ATGCCGAGTTGTTGGCTGCTGCAGGACAGTCGCCTGCTCTACCTCCTCCTCAAGATGCTGAAGAACCGAGCGCCGGCCAATCAGCTCACCTCCCCCAGCAAGGTCACAGCCTCTTTGAAGGGACAGTATAAGAGGATTGCAGACCGAGTCCGAGACGACCCCATCCTCGGCGGTCTCGTCATTCCACTGCCCAACTTGAACGCCAAGTCCATCTCGACCTTCACTGCCAGGGAGGAGAAAAAGGCCAACTACGGGGCGACAGTACTGCCGAAGGAGACGCCTCACCTGAAAGTGCTGTCAGACGCACCGTTCCCTGAAGCTCCTGCGCTGCCAACGTCCCTCCCACCACCAGACCGGCCTCAGGTCCAGTACCAGCACGTTCATCACGAGGCTGGAAAAAGGCGTGGTGAGAAGCTGAG AATATTTGTTGAAGAGCCAGAGCCTGTGCCTTCTGTGAGACGGCCCGTTCAGCCCACAGCGTCGTCCTCCTCCACTCGTCCAAAGCCTGCTGCGCCCACCCCCATTCCGCCAGGGCCTGCTGCATCCACCCACCTCCAGCCAAAGCCTGCTGCATCCACCTATGGACCACCCCCTGTGTCGGCAGCACCCATACTGCTGGTTCTCCCCTCACAGCCACAGGCTCCCTCCGTCCTGTTTCGTGGGCCATCGTGCAGCCAGAGCTTTGTACCTCCTGCACCAACAGTCTCGGCACTCATGCCGAACAAGTCCTTGCGGCCATGTGGGGCTTGCCACGTGCCTAATTGTGGTGGACAGCGGAAGAGGTACACACCTCCCAAGGACAAAGTGGCTGGAAGCACCCAGAAAATTTTTTCCTACTGTCCAACCACTAGGAAATCCACCACCTCTGGGTTTGACAGTGTGGTGTACGACAGCTTCATACACTTTAAATGTGTGGTGGATGCAGAGTTGGAAAAGAGGGGAACTGTGTAA